From the Chelonoidis abingdonii isolate Lonesome George chromosome 4, CheloAbing_2.0, whole genome shotgun sequence genome, the window CCTtatcttctctgtgcctcaacttcCCCATTTgtcaaatgggaataataatggTTCCCTACCTCAGAGGAGTGTTAGAAGCCTAACTctctggacatttatatggatgcTGAGAATCTCCACTTACTTTAGTAAAGCTTATTAAAAAATGTGGGAAGGATACAATCCTTTATGCTTCAGGATATAACCCACCTCCACTTTATAGGGCTTAGAAACTTTCAGATAGGAAGAGGTTATGACATAACttgggtgggcaaactacagcctatcggccacatctggccctcgaGCTTCCACTGGGGAGCAAGGTgtggggcttgccccacttctgtgctccagctggggagtgggatctgTGGCTGCTCCATCTGTGCGTGCGTGCCACGGCTCTGTGCtgttcctggaagcagtggcatgcccctctccagctcctacgtttagtggcagccagggggttctacacgttgcccccaccccaagcgcagctctcaatgggagctgaaggggcagtgcctgcagatagggtagtgcacagagctgcctggctgcgcctctgtgTAAGACCCAcagggaggacatgctgctgcttccgggagctgcttgaggtaagtgcctcctggagcctgcaccccgaaaCTCTGCTGTGCCTCAActcactgccccacccctgatccccctcttgccctccaaatcccttggtctcagcctggagtaccctcctacaccccaaatccctcatccccagcccagagccctgcaccccaaactcatttcTTGCTCCACTCGAGCCTGCACCTTGAGCTAGAAACCCCCCTGTGCCCccactctctgcctcagccctgatccctaTCCTATCCTCTgaatcccttggtcccagcctgcagtcccctcatacaccccaaatccctcatccccagcccagagccatcaCTTCCAGACGTAGCCTTtaccctaccccagcctggagtcccctcctgcatcctgaatgcctcatttctggccccacgtgagcctgcacccccagccagagccctcacccacctcTACACACCAACCCCAATTTTGTCAGCATTCCCGGCCTGCCATGCAATTGCCatgcccaaaaagtttgcccacaccGCTCATAACTGCTTATTTCCTGCAcccttctctgaagcatctggcattggagTGGTGCCAGTTTTCATTGGCCATATTCCTGGAAATTTcctcacatgacaatctttaattatagAGTAATCTTTAATTCCAGGAGCCTCCAGGCCAGTCCcggagggttggcaaccccagGACCAGTTGCTTGAGGCATCGCACTGCCGGGTGGACCCCAGGATGCAGCCTCCAGATAAAGGGACCAGCGGAGCAGCCCTGCCCCCGCAGCGCCCCCCGCCCCGAGATGGCTCAAAGGCGGGGCGCACCCGGCGGCTCCCCAGGACCCCAGCCGGGCTGACAGGGAGACGCCCGGGGCCGAGGCTGCAGCGCCTCGGGACAGACTCAGGCGGGCTCCGTAGCACAGGCCCCCAGCCGCTCTCCCGCTGCTCGCCCCGCCCCCGTCCGCCCCGGCCGCTCCATGGCGCGCGCTCGCAGCGACTCTTCCGCTTCCGGGGCAGGCGGCGGCGGGTCGGTAGGTCGGCGGGATGGTGCTGCTGGAGAGCGAGCAGGTGCGGTCCGCCCCCGGGCCCGCCCCGGGCCCATCCCACTCCGTGGGCCCCTGGCCGGCGGGGGCTGCCGAGCGCCCCTTCGGCCCCTGTCCAGCGGAGCGGAGCCGCTCCCGTGCGGCATGTGCGGGTCCCCGCGGGGCCGGGTCGCACCGCTCAGGGGCCACCTGGACACGCTCCTGTGGGCACGGGGTCCCCTGCCCTGCCGATAAGCCCCAGGGCCGGCAGAGCTCCGGGCCTCGCCTAAGAGCCCGGGGCTGCGGCTAGtcgggctggctgcaggcagcggtTGCTTGGAAGCTGCGAACCGGCCCTTAGTGCCCCCTTCGCCATCTGCGGGGCTGGTTTTCCCCTTGGCTTTGCGCTCAGCAGGGGCCAGTGACAGCTGTGGAGTCGGCCTGACTTTCAGGTTCTCTCATGCCGGCAAATTGCGGTTCTGCTTGTTGTGCAAACGCTCAAGAGCGCGGCTAAATCAAGCTGAAGTGTCTTCCTCAGATTTTAAAGCTAAACTTTTAAACATAGTGATGCTAATACGGATGCTACTAACTTCTAGATTTTACAAACCGTTGTTGATAAATGTGTTTCCAACAGGGCTACTTTAAATAGCTTAGCTCCCTCTGTCCTTTGGTTGAAGGAAGCTATAtaaatatttcttcatacaacacctGCACTGGTTTAATCCATTGCGAATTATGTGTAAAAGTTGCTGGGACACATTGTTGTAAGAATGCTACTTTAATGAGACATCTGTCGCTAATTACGTTGAGAATGGCAATATTTGCCACCTAGCAGAAAACTTTCCTGTCTattgacccccctccccccttccagtCTTAACCAGAGATGGGTCTCCTTTCATTTACAGTTCTTGACAGAACTAACAAGGCTTTTTCAAAAATGCAGAACCTCAGGGAGTGTTTACATAACACTGAAAAAATGTAAGTATCAGTGCCTTTATATTTGATTTAAACGGACAGTGTTCCTTTAATCCATGTTGTCCTGTTTCTAATACTGTTATCATtaaatgagaatttaaaaaaatccagttcgtAGTGATTTATGGTCTTTGtatactttttgcatttctcatAGCTTAGGCAAAGAAAAGTCAAGTCATTTCACTTTCAAATTGTTAGTGATGCACTGTTTGAAATTTAAACATTGCAatgaaatattgaacagctgTCATTGGAACTTTTAAAAAGAGGTATTATGGAAATTTTATTTCTCAGATTTATAAATGCTGTAGAGAGGAGGTGAACTGAGCCAGCAAAATAGCTCACTACCTGTTCCTGAGGGGAGGCATATGCTGCATAGCTTCAGGGTATATAACCTGTGCAGAAAAATCTTTGATATGGTGTCTTGGATTCCAACTTGCTTTTACAAGCAAGTGGTATACAGGTTATTGTTGGTGGTGGTTGGCATCTTCTTGATGCGCTGAGATTTTGGAAAAATTTGtctgttttaataaaatctgGATGAACAGATTATAACATGCCTTTGGTTTTCAATACAGATGATGGTCGAACAAAACCCATTCCACGTAAAGGCCATGTGGAAGGCTTTGAGCCAGCAGACAATAAATGTCTTCTGAGAGCAACGGATGGGAAGAAAAAGATTAGCACAGTGGTAAGTAGCAAATCTGGGTCAGAGAGAGCGTGCAAACTAATTTATTCCTGAAATAATTGCCTGCATCATTCAGGCTGAATGCCAACTTTAGCTCATGTAGCATTATCTGGAATTTTTACATGTGGTGAATAAACCATCAGTGTCAGGTCTGAGAGCAGTCACAGATTGGGCATATGACAATAGCATGGGCATTCGGATGCTGGAGATACGGAGCTCAGTGTTCCTGAGAGTTTGAATGTGCTGTCATTGAATGAATGTCACAAATGAATGAAAAGGAATCTGAAGAGTATATTATGTTGAAAAACTAGCCAGGATAATTTAGTCTGTAATATAGACagaagtatcagaagggtagccatgttagtctggatctgtaaaagcagcaaagaatcctgtggcaccttatagactaacagacattttggagcatgagctttcgtgggtgaatacccacttcatcagatgcatgtagtggaaatttccaggggcaagtatatctatgcaggcaagctagagatagacAGAAGTGGAAGGCACTGGAataatctagggtgaccagagagctaacatgaaaaatcgggacagtgagtaataggagcctatataagaaaaagaccctaaaatcgggacatctggtcaccctagaataaGCGGATGTAATTGGCTTGGGACTTTACACTGAGGATTGTTCACTGTTTGAAGTCTGTAGATTTGTAGAGGAAATGCTACCCTTTTACTGAGAGGTGACTTAAATTGGTGGTGGTATCAGGGGGAATAGTCCTCCAAAAAACTAGATCTGTTACCAAGAGTACTTTCCTGTTACCCCTCCACATCTTGTCTCTGAACCTATTTTGATGCCACCTCTTCATGAGATTGAATGTGATCACTTGATCAGACATAAGTGCTGCTAGGTGGGACTGGTGTTTAACTGACAGGCAAACGTCTATTGAAATTTTTAGTCCTAGGATAAAATGTTTCCTGTATTTTATGCTCAACACCTGAATTTGCTTTTCACAGGTAAGCTCAAAGGAAGTAAACAAATTCCAGATGGTAAGTTTCCTATGTTttatcttttcttctctttttgttcTTCTGTATTGTAAGGAGGAATATTCGATAATTTAAGATAAGCCATGGAAAGCTACAGATCATTCTCCTAGATCTTTCACATCTCTCAGTGGGTGGGTTGGTTAAATATTTAAGTTATAGGACAGATGCTTCCCTATTGGTATATATATGGTCTCTCCATTTGCATGACATTCTCCAAAGCATCTTATTTAACTCTTGTGTCCTTGTGGGGAAGAAAAGGGTGGTTTCCTGATGAGTTTGAACATTCTGTAAAAGAGAGCTGTGTGGAAATATAGGCTATCTAAAATGGAgattttgtataacttttatttTTGACTCCAGTGCGCTGCCTCTGAGTATTTGGTCTGTCTTAAAGATGCTTATTTCATGATTGCAGGCCTATTCCAACCTATTGAGAGCTAACATGGATGGCCTGAAGAAGaaagacaagaaaaacaaaaataagaaaagtaaAGCAACCCAGTGATGGAACATAACGTCTTTCCATTACTGCAGGACTTGCATTCTAGCCTTCAAAGTCCATTTTTTCCTAAGTCAACACTTTCTTTTGGTGGTAGAATACTGAGATGTGAACAATACTTTCacttaaataaaatgaaaataaaaggtaGTTTCTGTAGATTGTTATTTGGCAGGAATATTCACAAGATTAGACTGAAACCTTTTCACTCTCAGCTGCCATGTTTTGTATGCAGGATAGTCTGTAAACTGTAGAACTTCATGTTACAATTGCAATGACTGTTTTAGTAAAAGTCTCATTCTTATGAATGTGTTCAGGGATTTGGTGCTTCTTACTTTCAATGGTTATattgctaccactctgaaaattgTAAATATAGTATCTCGATGCTTTGTTGTGAAACAGTAATATTTGCTTGTTCCTATTAAACAATCAGAAGTGCATTTGGTTGAAATGACTACTGTAATTGTATTGGTCTTTAGTGAATGATTAGTCTGATCATACGCTAGTCCATGTTTGCAGTGGGGATCCAAGCAGCCAGTCACACAGGTCTTGTACTACTTACAAGTAGTGATACAGGCATTAGAACCCCTCCTTCTGCACATACATAGTGACCGTTTGTACTTGTATAAACATGTATGAAATTTTCTTGTAGCAGTCTCAGCTGTCTATAATTTCTGTTCTAAAAAActagtgccctccccccacctccaagtaAGTGGAAGGCAATTCCTCTGGTCACTCTTTGCTGAAGGTAAAGTTTGATAGCAGCATGTAGGAGGGTCATACTAAGGCTAGCTATGTAATAAAGGGGCAGAGACTGCAGCACTGGAAAGTTCACTTGAGTGCAGGACTAAGATGGCATACCATAAGCAGCTTAAAAGAGAGGCACTGTATACCTATGTAGTCAAACCAAAAGCTGTACTTGTGCTAGGGTCAATGAAACTCTCAAAATGGGGAAAGCTGCTGGACTTTAGGGTGGCAGAACCCCCCTCCCAACAAAAGACAAAGTTAAACAATCCTGTAAATAAAGTTGTACCCTTAATTATAAGGGGAACTGGGATGAATGTCTATATTATCATACCACTTAGGAGCCCCAGTTGTGGAACAGGATCATGGTCTGGTAGGCACAATACAAACTAAGaatacagtctctgccccaaagagcttacagtcgaAGTTAGGATAGAAAGGTTTAGGCAATCCTAAGATCCTGTTCTTCCTTAACATTGCTAACCTT encodes:
- the SRP14 gene encoding signal recognition particle 14 kDa protein isoform X2 produces the protein MVLLESEQFLTELTRLFQKCRTSGSVYITLKKYDGRTKPIPRKGHVEGFEPADNKCLLRATDGKKKISTVVSSKEVNKFQMAYSNLLRANMDGLKKKDKKNKNKKSKATQ
- the SRP14 gene encoding signal recognition particle 14 kDa protein isoform X1; this translates as MVLLESEQFLTELTRLFQKCRTSGSVYITLKKYDGRTKPIPRKGHVEGFEPADNKCLLRATDGKKKISTVVSSKEVNKFQMTKQGTDPAEQTACDHDITATCRPEKKFKPKLKEK
- the SRP14 gene encoding signal recognition particle 14 kDa protein isoform X3; this encodes MVLLESEQFLTELTRLFQKCRTSGSVYITLKKYDGRTKPIPRKGHVEGFEPADNKCLLRATDGKKKISTVVSSKEVNKFQMCAASEYLVCLKDAYFMIAGLFQPIES